The Nostoc sp. 'Peltigera membranacea cyanobiont' N6 genome contains the following window.
CTGGCAAAACTTCTCTAGTTAATGCAATTATGGGACGCATGGTGGGTCAAGTCGATGCACCGATGGGTACAACCCAGGTTGGAGAAACCTATTGTTTGCGGTTGAAGGGATTAGAACGGAAGATTTTAATTACAGATACGCCAGGGATTTTAGAAGCGGGGGTGGCGGGAACGGAACGCGAACAAATGGCGCGAGAACTGGCGACGGAAGCAGATTTACTGTTATTTGTGGTGGATAATGACTTACGACGCTCAGAATATGAGCCGTTGCGGGGTTTAGCAGAAATTGGCAAGCGATCGCTTTTGGTGCTTAACAAAACTGATTTATATACAGATGAAGATAAAGAAGCCATCCTTGCTAGGTTGCGTCAACGGGTACGGGGATTTATTGCTACTAGTGATGTGGTGGCGATCGCAGCTAATCCCCAATCTGCACAACTAGAAACTGGCGAAACTTACCAGCCAGAACCCGATATTGTTCCTTTGCTGCGGCGCACAGCTGCTGTTTTACGCGCCGAAGGTGAAGATTTAGTAGCAGATAACATTCTTTTGCAATCTCTGCGATTGGGAGACGAGGCGCGAAAACTCATCGATAGTCAGCGTCGCCGTCAAGCTGACAAAATCGTGGAACGCTTTCAGTGGATTGGTGCTGGTGTAGTTTCAGTTACGCCCATACCAGTTGTGGATTTATTAGCGACAGCCGCAGTCAACGCTCAAATGGTTGTGGAAATTGGCAGAGTCTACGGCTGTGAATTGAATATGGAACGGGGACGAGAGTTAGCCCTTTCTTTAGCAAAAACTATCGCCAGTTTGGGCATTGTTAAAGGCGCGATTCAGTTATTATCTACAGCGTTGCAACTTAATGTTGCTACCTTTCTGATTGGTAGGGCGATTCAAGGTGTGACAGCAGCTTATTTAACGCGAATTGCTGGTAAAAGTTTTATTGAATATTTTCGTCACGATCAAGATTGGGGTGATGGTGGAATGACGGAAGTTGTGCAGAAACAGTTTCAGATTAATCGCAGAGATGAATTTATTAAAGCTTTTATTCAAGAAGCGATCGCGCGAGTTGTGAAGCCGTTACAAGATAAAACTGAGGCGATCGAGGAACAAGAAAGCAGAGAATAATTCTAAATAACTATAAACTTTTTTTACAAACTACTGTCAAAAATGCTCTCACAAAAAAGCAAGAGCATTGAGATTTTTCTAGGAAAAAATACTTTTTTGGATAGGCATCAAATCAAATTAGCCTATACACCTTGGAACGCTTTTCTTTTGCGCTTTAGCCAAAAACCCGTAATACCAGCAAGGACTGCGCCGCCAAAAGTGCCAGATTCTGGAACGGTGGCTAGATCGGCATCAACCACAAGTGTAGCAGACGAATTAACGCTGAATCCAAATAGATACTGGTCTCCAGATCCAGTTTCAATATCACCCAAAAGCGCACCTCCAATTGATAAAAATTGTCCACTTCTGGCGTTAATATCTGCAATAGCGTCCGAGTTTAGAACAAAACTTAGGATTTCGTCTGAATCGCCAAAAGTGTTGACGTTAAAAGTTCCATAGTTTTTCCCACTTCCCAAATCGTTATAAATATTAATATTGGGATTATTAACTTTTTGACTAAGTACATCAGCAGATGTTGAAACATCAAAAAAACCAAGAGTCTTTTTTGGATTTCCTGAACCCTCAAATCGTTGAACTTGCAAAGTTGCTGAGGAGACTCCAGCTAAAGCGCTAAGATCGAATGTAAAAAAGCTACGAAAACCTTCGATGCCCAGATTTCCAGTTATATAGTTGTCGTTATCGTTACTGTTAATAGCGCTCGTACTCCACCAACCTTGATTTGAACTACTCAAACTAACAGTTGCTGCTTGTGCTACATTCAGCGTTCCTAACCCTAATCCTACAATAGCAGCAGTAATTGCCAATTTGTAAGAGTTTTTCATGGCATATCCCTCTAAATTTGAGCCTGTTTAGGTGAATGAAATTCACAAAAATTTTCCCTATTCAATTACTGCTTTTCAAAAAACGTGGTTGCTTCACACTAAGAGCAACCAAGCGTAGTAAAAAATTTAGTATCGAACTAGGGTTTTGTTGGCACTATAGATTATGTATTAAATCAAACAATGCTCTTGCTAGCATGATAGTATGAAAAATCTTATCGAAAGTAAAAATACTCAAACTTCATACAAAATTTATACGATTTTTATAACTTCTTCATGTTTTTAATTACGTATGCTCCCCTACGAAGAGACAAAAATAGCTTTGAATTTCTTGTTAGTTATATCAAAATGTACCGTACATCTTAATATTAATACTTGTTAATATTGATAACTTTTAATAAATTAAAATCCTATTTTTTTAAGTAAAAGTACTGAAACAAATTAAGTTTACATTCAACTAGTTAAGTTCAGGAAATCTATTCTTCAATGATTCCGGAAACAGGAGGTAATGTCAGAAAAACTAAATAATAAGGACTTACTGAGTAACCAGGTCATGACCAACCACATAATCGGTAAATTACTACAAGGGCGTTACCAAATTGTCCAAACCCTTGGTGCAGGGGTATTTGGACAAACATACATTGCTGTAGACGTAGATTATCCACAGAGTCCCAAATGCGTTGTTAAGCAGATTAAAGTTAGCAGTTGCGAACCTGGCTACTTGGAGATGCTGAGGTTAATGTTTCTAACTGAAACTGAAACCCTCAAGCTTCTGGGAAGCCATCCACAAATTCCTAAATTTATCGCTTGTTTTGAAGAAAACAACCAGTTTTATTTAGTGCAAGAGCTAATTGAAGGATATGCACTGACTGCGGAATTGCCCATCGATCAACAGTGGGGGTGTCTGTGGAGTGAAAAAGAAGTTGTAGAATTCCTGATCGATGTCTTAGGTATTCTAGAATTTGTTCACTCTCAAGGCGTAATCCATTGTGACATCAAACCGGAAAACTTGATTAGACGTAATAGCGATGCCCTCCGCAAGTTAGTTTTGATTGACTTTGGCTCAATCCAGTCTATCGATTTTGGCATAGGTGCAGAATTGCCGATTTATAGAATTCCCGTCACCTCATTGGGATACATACCACCAGAGCAATTTATTGGTCAAACCCAGCCCAACAGCGATATTTATGCTTTAGGTATGATTGCTATCCAGGCTTTAACTGGGTTAGAACCACTACAATTAAAAGTCGATCCTCATACTAATGAGATTTTTTGGCGTTCTCAAAACACGCCAGTTAACGATTATCTAGCTGCTGTTCTCAGCCAAATGATCCGCTACGATTCTCAAAACCGTTTCGAGTCTGCGGCTGAGGTGTTGCAGGTACTCAAACAAATAGTATGGGAAACTCAGCCACCAGAAACGTTAGAAGCAGATAATCAATTTTTTCCAGAAGTGGCGATTGAAGATGATAATCCGACATCTGGTAAATTAGCCCCGCTATTTACAGGAATGAAAATTGGACTGGCGGCTAATTCTTTATTGATGGGATTTGGTGCATATTCTTTAATTAATAATGCCCCAGCATACTCAGAAACAGAGACTTTATCTAAAGCCACACAAGAATATCAAGCCGGGGATTTGCAAGAAGCGATCGCACTTATTAAATCAATTCCCTCCCACAGCAATGTTTATCCAGAAGCGCAAGCCACAATTGAAGAATGGCAAGAGCAATGGCAAGTTGCTGCCCAACAATATCAAATGGCTCAACTAGCTTTTCATGAGAGCCGATGGTCAGATGTTCTTGATGCTGTTTCTCAAATTCCAAATATTTCGTATTGGCAATCTAAAACAGATAAACTAGTTCAGCAAGCATACATCAATATTGAAGCACAGACACAAGATTTGTTAGCAAAAGCTTACGAAAGCGCCCAGATAAAAGATTTTTCTAGTGCATTACAATATCTGCGACAAATTCCTAAAGAAAGTCGGGCGGGTGCTTTAGTTCAAGAAAAATTGGCTGAGTACAACCGAAAGCGCCAGATTAGAGCAGCTTACTTTTTACAGAATGCTTACAAAAAAGCATCTATTGGTGATTTCGATCGGGCTGTAAAATTTCTCCGAAACATTCCCCAAGACACTCTAGTTTATGCTCAAGCTCAAGTCAAATTAAATGAGTATACTCAAAAGCAACGTCTGCTAGCTGACAATCAAAAGGTAGCTTCTGCAAAAAGAACAAATTCATTTATCTCTAAAAAGTCAGCTAATAAAATTGAATATCTTCAGGTAGGAAATTACCTGCAAGAAGTTAATATTCGGTAGTAATAGTAATTGTTAGATATATAGACTTGTTATATACAGCAATTTTTTAGTTTGCAAAATCTCATTTATCGGATAGGTAATTCAACGATAAACTCTATACCTTCACCAGGTTTGGAATGGTATGTAATATTGCCATGATGATTATTAACCACAATTTGGTAAGCAATCGATAGACCAAGCCCTGTCCCTTTACCGACGGGTTTTGTTGTGTAAAAGGCATCAAATATTTTTATTTTATCTGCGTTTTCTATCCCTGAGCCATTGTCGGCAACTCTTAAAATAACTTGCTCTCCAATTACCTCAGTTTTAACTTTAATCACACCATGATATTGATGAAGCGTATCAATATCTTTAGTTTCATGTGATTCTTCAATTGCATCGATTGCATTAGAAATTAAATTCATAAAAACCTGATTTATTTCACCAGGAAAACACTCAATAAGTGGCAAATCTCCATATTCTTTAATTAATTGGATGGCTGGATGATGAGCATTTCTTTTAAAGCGATGTCCAAGAATGAGTAATGTACTTTCTAACCCTTCATGCAAGTTAGCTAGTTTCTTACCAGCTTCTCTGTGGCGCGAGAAGTTGTTCAAATATGACACAATTTCTGTGACGCGTTCTGTACCAAGTTGCATTGATTTAATAATTTTCGATAAATCATCTAACAAAAAGTTAAGATCGGTTTTTTGAATTGCGGTTTGAATTTCATCTGGGGGTTCAGGCAGATATTTTTGATAGAGATACAGTAAACTAATTACCTCTTGGACATATTGTTCAACAAAATTCAAGTTGCCAGCTATAAAATTGATGGGATTATTAACCTCATGAGCAATTCCGGCTGTCAGTTGCCCTAAAGCTGCTACCTTTTCTGCTTGAATAAGTTGAGCTTGAGTCTGTTGTAATTCGGCGTTTTTAGCAATCAAGGTTTTCGTCAAATTTCTCAGCTTGAGGTGATTTTCAATCCGCACTAAGACTTCTTCATACTGAAAAGGTTTGGTAATGTAGTCTACAGCCCCCAATTGCAAACCTTTGACTTTATCAGCCGTTTCTGAAAGGGCTGTCATAAAAATGACTGGAATATCTTGGACACGAGGATTGCTTTTTAGCTGTTTACAGGTTTCAAAACCATCTATACCCGGCATCATCACATCCAGCAAGATTAAATCAGGTAAATCATCATTTTCTAATCGCTGAAGGGCTTTCTCTCCACTGCGTGCTGCCCAAACTTCAAAGCTAGATTGATCGAGAAAGCTGGATAAAACTTGTAAATTTGCAGGGTTATCATCAACGACTAAAATAATTCCTCTAGAAGGAGCATAATTGATAGAATTATTTTGGTTTTCAATAATTGTTTTCATACTGTTTGCACCACATATTTAGTCAAAAAAGTTAGAATTAAATCTTCATCAAATTGCCTTGCTAGTTGCCGTAGTTCATTAGCAAATGGCGTGAAGGTTATGTCTGTTTCCTCAAGTTGATCGGCCCACTTGAGAATGGCATTAAAGTTACCTTTAGTGGCTAAGGTGACTATTTCTTGTAACACTTGGGGGGAAGGAGGGGTTAATTGAGCAGTTACTATTATTGCTTCCTTAGCTTTTTCCCCATCCGGCTGAGATTGCCTGTAAATCCATACCAAATTTAAGTATTGTTCTAGTTGATGCAATAATTCATCTAATTGTATGGGTTTGGTTAAGAAAGCGTTACCTCCAGCTTGCAGGCTGCGATTTTGGTCGGCTTCAAAGACACTAGCGGAAGAAACAATAATGAATACATCTTTAATTTCTGGAGTCTGACGGAGGTGTTTAATTAATTCAAACCCATCCATTTCTGGCATCAGCAAATCTGTGATGATTAAGTCTGGCTTGAGGGCGATCGCTTTTTCTAAACCTTCTTTACCGTTGCTGGCTTCAACTACATCAAAACCCAGTGGTTGCAGTAAGTTTGTAATCACTGTGCGATTCTCCCAGCGATCGTCAACCATCAGGATGGTGTAGGCGCTACCCTCAAAGCCAATGATTTGTTTCTCTGATGAAGCGATCGCAGATTGTACCCAGTCAATCGCTTCGGGAATCTCCAACTCAAACCAGAAGCTACTCCCCTGACCAATCTGACTCTGAACATGGATATCGCTATCCATCATCTCTACTAACTGCCGAGTAATCGCTAAACCCAGACCAGTGCCTTCAGCTTGGCGCTTTTTCTCACCTACTTGTTCAAATGGCAAGAAAATTTTGCTCAATTCTGCGGGAGTTATACCAATTCCCGTATCTTCTACAATAAAGCGAAGGCGATGTTTCAGTGTCTGTCCATCACTGGGAGGTCGATTGATTACTTCAATATTGAAAGTAACCTGACCTTCATCTGTAAATTTGATGGCATTTCCCAGCAGATTTAATAGTACTTGACGTAATCTTTTGACATCAATATGAACCCCTATAGGCAAGTCAATCGCGGGTTTATAGACAAACAAAATGCCCTTTTCTTTTGCCCGAATGTGGCATATTTCGACAATTCCTTGGAGAAAGGAGGGTAAATGCACATCATAAGGATGCAGTTCTAGCTTTTTCGCTTCAATTTTGGAGAGATCCAAAATATCATTAATTAAAGTCAACAGATGAGAGCCGCATTGTTCAATAATATTGACGTGATATTGCTCTTGATTCGGTAAAGCTGGAGAACGCAGCAAAATTTGGGCACAACCGAGAATGCCATTTAAAGGTGTTCGCAGTTCATGACTCATGTTGGCTAAAAATTCACTTTTAGCGTGGTTGGCTGTATCCGCCGCAGTTTTAGATTTTTTTAGTTCGCGTTGTTCAAATGCTTGCACTTGCCACAAGACAGTAATCATCGTGACTGTTAGTCCACCGACAATTAAGGCGATCGCATCGAGGAATTGCAATCGAGATTCGATATTTTGGCGGGGAATCACCAAAGCTACAGACCAATTAGCGGCTTGCAACGGCAGATAAGCTACATACTTTTTAGTGCCGTCAATTTCCATTAACTCAATTCCCTGTTGTTTGTTTACCATCCTCTGGGCGATCGCATTTAAATTGCGATCGCTCATTTTCAGCAGGCTGGGTGCAGGTTTTTCTAGGGTTGACATCAACGCTGAGTTAGGATGAGCGATCGCTTGTCCTTGAGAATTGAGCGCAAAAGCATAGCTGTTCGTACCGTATTCCAGGGAGTTAACAACCTCTGTAATGCGATCGACTCTCACATTACCCTGGAAGGCCCCGATCGGCGAACTACTGTTAGCAGAGTTTGACCAAATCGGGGTAGAGATCGCAATTAAAGGAATTCCTGTAGAACGGCTAATAAAGGGATCGGAAATGTTGCTCTTTCCCGCAATTGCCTTTTTAAAGTAGTCTCGATCCCGAATATTTTTATTTGATCGACCAACTTTTGTATTGGAATATGAAGCATCAGGGTTAGCTATTTGGAAAAGGAAAAATTCATTTATCCGCTTGACTTCTCCTTTTAAATACGGTTCTGCCACAGGCCAGTTTAAGGAGCGTACAGTTG
Protein-coding sequences here:
- a CDS encoding YcjF family protein — encoded protein: MPLSRIVTLIVGLIVILGLALWLIDSLSRLYWQLSYSPLLGNLLLLLLIVLIGALVAAFVYYVLVIQSGEKRSRRNPKRVTAAQIPAAKSDAASTTLQAVRQQVAQIQDEVTRQALLSRSREIEANLARGEIQVVVFGTGSAGKTSLVNAIMGRMVGQVDAPMGTTQVGETYCLRLKGLERKILITDTPGILEAGVAGTEREQMARELATEADLLLFVVDNDLRRSEYEPLRGLAEIGKRSLLVLNKTDLYTDEDKEAILARLRQRVRGFIATSDVVAIAANPQSAQLETGETYQPEPDIVPLLRRTAAVLRAEGEDLVADNILLQSLRLGDEARKLIDSQRRRQADKIVERFQWIGAGVVSVTPIPVVDLLATAAVNAQMVVEIGRVYGCELNMERGRELALSLAKTIASLGIVKGAIQLLSTALQLNVATFLIGRAIQGVTAAYLTRIAGKSFIEYFRHDQDWGDGGMTEVVQKQFQINRRDEFIKAFIQEAIARVVKPLQDKTEAIEEQESRE
- a CDS encoding serine/threonine-protein kinase, producing the protein MTNHIIGKLLQGRYQIVQTLGAGVFGQTYIAVDVDYPQSPKCVVKQIKVSSCEPGYLEMLRLMFLTETETLKLLGSHPQIPKFIACFEENNQFYLVQELIEGYALTAELPIDQQWGCLWSEKEVVEFLIDVLGILEFVHSQGVIHCDIKPENLIRRNSDALRKLVLIDFGSIQSIDFGIGAELPIYRIPVTSLGYIPPEQFIGQTQPNSDIYALGMIAIQALTGLEPLQLKVDPHTNEIFWRSQNTPVNDYLAAVLSQMIRYDSQNRFESAAEVLQVLKQIVWETQPPETLEADNQFFPEVAIEDDNPTSGKLAPLFTGMKIGLAANSLLMGFGAYSLINNAPAYSETETLSKATQEYQAGDLQEAIALIKSIPSHSNVYPEAQATIEEWQEQWQVAAQQYQMAQLAFHESRWSDVLDAVSQIPNISYWQSKTDKLVQQAYINIEAQTQDLLAKAYESAQIKDFSSALQYLRQIPKESRAGALVQEKLAEYNRKRQIRAAYFLQNAYKKASIGDFDRAVKFLRNIPQDTLVYAQAQVKLNEYTQKQRLLADNQKVASAKRTNSFISKKSANKIEYLQVGNYLQEVNIR
- a CDS encoding hybrid sensor histidine kinase/response regulator, with the translated sequence MKTIIENQNNSINYAPSRGIILVVDDNPANLQVLSSFLDQSSFEVWAARSGEKALQRLENDDLPDLILLDVMMPGIDGFETCKQLKSNPRVQDIPVIFMTALSETADKVKGLQLGAVDYITKPFQYEEVLVRIENHLKLRNLTKTLIAKNAELQQTQAQLIQAEKVAALGQLTAGIAHEVNNPINFIAGNLNFVEQYVQEVISLLYLYQKYLPEPPDEIQTAIQKTDLNFLLDDLSKIIKSMQLGTERVTEIVSYLNNFSRHREAGKKLANLHEGLESTLLILGHRFKRNAHHPAIQLIKEYGDLPLIECFPGEINQVFMNLISNAIDAIEESHETKDIDTLHQYHGVIKVKTEVIGEQVILRVADNGSGIENADKIKIFDAFYTTKPVGKGTGLGLSIAYQIVVNNHHGNITYHSKPGEGIEFIVELPIR
- a CDS encoding hybrid sensor histidine kinase/response regulator encodes the protein MIRANSSGSVANRGNHPSRNLLIRFILGGTTLVVSISAYFSYQAARNMMLKDLRQSAFLEVKRGVAEIEEWLHVRQVEVQTLANTSTVRSLNWPVAEPYLKGEVKRINEFFLFQIANPDASYSNTKVGRSNKNIRDRDYFKKAIAGKSNISDPFISRSTGIPLIAISTPIWSNSANSSSPIGAFQGNVRVDRITEVVNSLEYGTNSYAFALNSQGQAIAHPNSALMSTLEKPAPSLLKMSDRNLNAIAQRMVNKQQGIELMEIDGTKKYVAYLPLQAANWSVALVIPRQNIESRLQFLDAIALIVGGLTVTMITVLWQVQAFEQRELKKSKTAADTANHAKSEFLANMSHELRTPLNGILGCAQILLRSPALPNQEQYHVNIIEQCGSHLLTLINDILDLSKIEAKKLELHPYDVHLPSFLQGIVEICHIRAKEKGILFVYKPAIDLPIGVHIDVKRLRQVLLNLLGNAIKFTDEGQVTFNIEVINRPPSDGQTLKHRLRFIVEDTGIGITPAELSKIFLPFEQVGEKKRQAEGTGLGLAITRQLVEMMDSDIHVQSQIGQGSSFWFELEIPEAIDWVQSAIASSEKQIIGFEGSAYTILMVDDRWENRTVITNLLQPLGFDVVEASNGKEGLEKAIALKPDLIITDLLMPEMDGFELIKHLRQTPEIKDVFIIVSSASVFEADQNRSLQAGGNAFLTKPIQLDELLHQLEQYLNLVWIYRQSQPDGEKAKEAIIVTAQLTPPSPQVLQEIVTLATKGNFNAILKWADQLEETDITFTPFANELRQLARQFDEDLILTFLTKYVVQTV